In Brassica napus cultivar Da-Ae chromosome A3, Da-Ae, whole genome shotgun sequence, the sequence AAGATTAAGCTTgcgataataaatatttatagtaGAACAGAATAAATATCACAAGAAAATATtgggaaataaaaaatagagaaattcactagaatattatttttttaagttatgtcacaaaaatagctttcaatgagaaaaatgaccaaaaaaagttttttattaaaaagtaaaaatatatttatactttaagattaactaatctaaacttattTAGAGGTAAGAGGTTGGATTTTGAAAATaggatttcaatttttttttttttaaatattaatttttcaaaaaaaaaaactattttcatcatttttttattgaagaccattttgtgacaaaaacttaaaaaaaaaaagttatatgagagaattgcccaattaaatataaatgaaGACAAGACACGAGTGTTTTATCTGTCCATGCTATTATAAATAAGGCTATCATGTATTCCAAGTATTAccattcaaaacaaaaacactcAAAAGTTCATAACTGTTTATAAGTAATTGAAAATGAAGTCGACCGTCGTGATTTTTCTCATGTACCTTCTCTTTGTTGTGCCTTGCTTTGTCGCTATAGGTATGTTTGCTCTTTGTTTTTAGACAAATATTAGTTAGGATCATCATTAACATGTTTCTTGATTCATTGTACTTTAACACATAACTAAGCATCGGAAAATACGGATTCGGAGGTGTACGAGATCGATTACAGGGGGCCAGAGACACATAACTCTAGACCTTCGCCGGAGACTTCACACGGCAAGCCACCGTTCATCCACCATAAAACTTCCGCCGCTGGATCCGCCAGTACTTATGTTGGAGGGCAGAGTAAGACGCTTTCTACCTTTTGTTATTACTCGTAAATATATTTATGCACAAAGGCTgataaactctctctctctctctatcatttATCAGACTAGATAGAGACTTTTTCCTAAGGAGGAAGGAGAGTCTCAGAAGCTTCAGGTTCAAGagtaactatatatatgatgagTCTGTGATAAGATTAATGATGCGGGTAcacaattatttatatattaatgcGTAATTATCATATGATCATCGAGTCATTAATGTCCAGTATTTTCTTTCCTCTTTTTTCATGTACcgttacatatattatatttttcggTATGAATCTCTtggaaaatattcaaattaaatcGTGTTAATGCGTCAGTGTCGCCATGACGCCATGCATATGAATATCACTGTCATTCTCATATCTTTGGATCATTGTCTATTCGATCGAGGCTGACCATGGGGAAAATTAGGAATAAATATGAGAAAACGATATATATACACACTTAggcatttttctttctttattatttatggaatCTCTTGGATGTTGGTTTACAAGTAACTTTTTGAAAATACACACCGACCAAAATAAACATATAGATATAGTATAGGATACATTCTATTTTGTACACACTTCTAGCTAGTATATCTTCTAGAAAACACTTCTCACTGGCGACGATTTTAGTTGTCTTTTATAGAAGATTGTTAGTATGTGATATCAAAATTAGAGTTATATATATGTGGTTACATCGAGTAATATATAAGACACTGGATCCAAGGGATCCACCATTAACCACGACCCCAATCAtttcatttcaaattttgacTGTGTATTATTTATCACAAGATTCATATAACCAAACCGTGTCTCTCATAACACAGCTCTGGAAGTTTCGGAGCATGATTAGTTTGTAATGTATGATTACGACACTTGAATGGATTTATTAAGTCTAAAACACGGCATTTTAATGTCAAATACACATGATATAATCTTATCGACAATTAGACATGCTTGTCTCTCAACTAAAACTCGCACCATTAACCATTGGTGTTTagattttcttaattaaaaaaaaggaaagataagaagaataagaagaagaaggtgtgtTTAATTAGACATCACAAACACATGTTGCTTCTACTGTTCACAGATTCTATTAACACGTGGTTGCTCGcgattgattattttttttaatttttttttaattagaaaaaaaactttaaaaaaaattaagtgctTTAAATAGGGTGCTAAAGTTAATGGTGCTCTAAAACACTAGTTTTAGATTATCAGCTACTATATTTATAAACGAGTTTACGAACATCAGATGTGTGTATAgacaaacaaatatttttttcgtgGCCCAATTATCTGCCTTTAAAATTCAGATACTTCACATTTTGGGTCGAGCCCTAAAACCCAATAGTCCAAATTAAGTTTTGGTCAAATCTCATGATGTTAGGCATTTCTAAAATCCAAAAAGTAGTTACATGAATTAGTTGACTTGATTCCCCAACTATGCAACTCATAAATAAATCGCATGCCTGCTTAACTAGTGAAAGGACCAATGCTTCACcactaaaaaaaaaggttagttaaagttttgatttgatttattgTTATATCTATTTGTATATTGATTGAATTAAGAAATCAGTAAGATTCCCGTTTAGTGTATGTCATCTTTTATGATTACGACCATCTACCATAttctaacatattttatttagtttttctagACCTTGCCATGCTTCTACTCCAATCTCTTGTTCTTTTTCGTATCATTAGATATTACTTTTGCTcgtgacaagaaaaaaaagatattactTTTGCAAGCAGCATTTCGAGCTAatttgtaagattttttttaatataaaatttttccTAAACTAACGGTGAATTTGGATTGGAACTACAtgctatattttcttttataaacttTATTGGTTATCCTGTCGGTTTCGGAAAAAAACTcacttaatattataaaataaactagTCTAAAACAATACCATACTGCCAGATCCGAATTTGAATACAACTATTGCTAGAAAATGAATCAATAATCTATTAAGATTCACCATAAAAGCTATTTGTGCCGAAATCCAAACAAAATAACACTGGCCAAgtagtataattaatttttatggaAATCGAACCTAAAACTAATATGAATGTACATTAAGTCCCAATAAATTATGAATGTACATTAAGTCCCAATAGATTGTCACTAGGCTACTGCAACTTGGTTAACTACgtataattaattgttttttatcaaaCCTTTCATTACTTGCTTAAAACTTGTAATTAATTGTTAAATGCCAAAGTTCAGCCACTTCTTAATCACACCACGATTAGCAAGCGAAGTATGCTGTGCCAAAACAATGTTTTGTGTCCACGCACACATTTTTGTGATAACAGTGATCTATATTGATATATTAAGGCCATAACTATAGGTTACAGTTTTTTCTATGCTCCCACTTATAGTTAGACTTGGGACCAAACTGAAACTATATTATTGGACAGTATAAACTTTATCAAATTCAAAGTAAAGAAAGCGACATTCACCAAACTTACCATGAGAGTTAAAACACGACTCAAAGCTATTAACACAACTCCAAGTCTACAGTGCTTtcatatttgaattattttatatacatcgTTACAAACTGAAGTCTTGAGGATCCAAAACTAAGAATTATTCAATCAACTCGGAAATTTACATTTTACAAATCTACCGtttttaaaattagtattgTTTACCGGTAAAATTGTGCTCCGAATTTATAATCatgtataattaataatttaaataaaatattaaaccgATCGATCCTTGCCGACAATGAAGATGTCATGTTCGGACGAGGAACAAGAAGTCGTCGAGACCGGGGCCAAAGCTTCATTACAGTCTGATGCACTGTCTTGTAAGGTAAGCAATAACTCCGACGTACTAAAGCTCAAAGACGGCGACGGTCTCGCCATCGGAACCTCCGGCACATCAGCTTCCCCAACCAGAATCTGGACCACAGTCCTCATACTAGGCCGGGTTACCGGGTCGGGTTGTGAACAAGCAAGGCCCACCATCAATACCCGATTAACCTCCTCCGGGTTAAGCTCTCCGTCGCTCAACCGCTCATCCACCGCCGTCAAAAGCCTCCCTTCTCTATACAACCCCCAAACCCAATCAACCAAACTCGACCCGGTTTTGAAACCGGGTCGCAAACCGGGATTAGCCTCGGCTCGGGTTATGGGCCTTCTACCAGTGGTTACTTCCAAAACAACGGCTCCGTAGCTGAAAACGTCGGTTTTCTCCGTCGCTCGACCGGTAAGCAAATACTCCGGCGCTAAATACCCCATCGTACCGGCGGCAGCCGTCGCGTCCGGCGACTTATCGTGCTCCGTTTGCCTAGCGAGTCCGAAATCGCCTAACTTGGGATTAAAACTCGCGTCGAGCATAACGTTGCTCGTCTTAACATCACGATGAATGATCTGATTCTCGCACTCTTGATGCAAGTAAGCCAGAGCGGAAGCGACTCCGAGGAGGATCTTCCTCCGGTGAGGCCACGGTAACGTCGTCGGAGACTCGTGCAATGCTTTATCTAAAGATCCGTTGGGCATCAGATCGTAGATCAGCAGAATCTCTCCCTTTTCTCTGCAGTAGCCTTGAAGACGGAGAAGATTCCGATGACGGAGAGTTCCGATCAACGATAGCTCCGATAAGAACTCGGTGTTGCCTTGAGAGACGTGGCTGCATCTTTTGACCGCGATGATTTCGCCGGAGCCTGGTAAGATACCTTTGTAGACGGTGCCGAACGCGCCGTTTCCGATCACTCGAGTGGTGCTGAAGCTGTCGGTGGCTAGCTTCAGCTCCTTGTATGTGAACTCCCTCGGCGATTTCATGATCTCCGATGAGAAGGATTCGCTCTTTCGAGTGTATTTGATCTTTTTGGAGTAGAGCCAGATCATCGCTCCGGCGAATAGCGCTAAGAAAAATGCGCCGGCGGTTACTACTCCGGCGACGGCGGCGGGGGATTTTTTGCAGAGTTTGTTACGGCAAGGAGAAGACGGATCGGCGGGTTTAATCCGGGAGGTGGGTGTAGAGAGTGAAGGAGAAGACGGCGGCGAAGACGGTGGCTCACCGGACAACGGCGGCGGAGAAGATTCCGATGAATCGAAAGAGGAAGCGAAGCTCCACCAGTCGATGCTGTGAATCTCCGTGCTTCCCTGCGTTGAACCGGAGAATCCAACGAACATCGAATCGCTGACGTACCGATCTAGATTTAACGGAACCGACAAAACCGGCGATTTCGGTTTAACGTTTGAGTAAGAGACGTAAACCGTTAAGACCCGGCCCGATCCGTCGTAAGTGATCCACGAGTTCACGGAGTTCCCGCTCTTGAGATCGATCTCGACGTTTCCCAGATCCGCTACTGCGGccgaaacgacgtcgtttagaTCCAGCCCCACGTGGTTCCCGTTCACGTCTTTGAATTCCACATCCATCAGCGTGTCGAACTCCACCGCGACAaaacccgacccggatccgGATTCTCCGGTTAGACCGAGAAACCCGCCGGCGGATCCGATGGATTCTCCGTCGGGGGAGATTACGAAAGCCAATCCGCCGCCGATCGAGGAAGGGTTGAGGTTCGTCACCGTGAACGAGAAGTACGTGGAGAAGCTCGCCGGAGATTGAGTCTCCGGGTGCCGGAATCTAATCGGTTTTCCGTAGAGAGCTTTTCCGGCGGTGGAAGTCGGGACGGGGAGCTCGCGGGTGAGCTTTATGGTTCCGTTGTTGAGATGAGCGTCGCCGAGGAGCTTGAGGGTGGAGAGAGACAAGGTGCCGAGATCGAATCTGGTCGCCGGAAAGTCGCCTCTGACGTCGGAGGAGGAGCAGAGGAGAGAAGCGAGAATGTGGATGAGAGTCGAGTAAACGGAGAGGAATCTCGGTGGGAGTTTCAacatttgttatatatttttcatttggaTTCGTTCACTAATCTGAGGAAGTGAAGCTTTGGGAGTTGGTTGGATTCACTGATACAATCATACAGAGAAGACGATGACAAATCACCGAATCAGACAGAGGGAGACGGAAGAAGACAGAAGAGAGTGGAAATAAAAGGCACGAGTGAAGAAGACATCTGGATCTGACTGAGCGACACGTGGCCTTATAAACAGTGATGGAGAAGATCCTCACGTGCAGGCGCGTGCTTGCTTTTGTCTGAAAAACTCATCAAAAAGTCTTGTAGTAATGTTGATGTTATGATCGAAGTacttgttttgatttttgttgtttACAAGTCGGTACAaccaaattaaacaaaaagagtttaataactCAGTAAAGTGAGTATAGATTAGTAAGTGGGAACAGTTTTTGGTACGAGTATATAGTAGAGTCCAAAAACCTTCACTTGTTAGCTTTTATGTAACAAAAGAACATATACGATACAACGTTGTGAAAGTATCATGGCACATGGTTTTTTTTGTctgacttcttttttttgttgcatgGTGAGTCCGTTTTCTTTAAAGATTCTCAAAGGAAAGTTCATATGGATATTGATAAATCGacatacaaaagaatatttcaaTTCTTAAATCATTATCTCTAACTAATCCACAAGTTCACAACGCAGCCACTCGTTTTCACACCAGCTCGTGTTGATGTGTCATGTGTGTGTTTTGTCTCAGTGTGTATATCTCTTCTCTATGTCCCCAGATATAGTACCTATTAATTATTTAGCTGGTAGCAAAAAAATGATATCGACTATAGCATCTAATATTATGAAGTATTTATGTCTCTTTGACTTATATTTATTGCGGTCAATAAGAGGTTTTAGATCTCTTTGCAAAAGCGAACAAGTTTTAGATCTCTTGCACAATTCTTTTGAGCTTataattttacttttggttGGTGTAGGTGTTCTCAAACTGGAATATGCTACGACAAAGCTTGTATCTATCCGtacttttttttaaagcattagagccatttaaaagaaaaactatgaaGATCCTACTCAAGTTATAATGTTGAAAGCTATGTCATATGTTATGGACTTGGGGTgggaaaaggaaaacaaatTGTTATGGACTTGGGCTGAAACCCATTTTAGCGCAAAAGCTACAAATGTTTAATCTCGCTGGTAGATTTGGAGGAAGAATAGTGTGAATTGTGTTCCTGGTTTGAATGTATAGAAAATGATTAGTTCTTCGGAAcggaaacaaaaaatatttttagtgataGAAACTTAATTTAAACGTTAAAATCTGGCATGGTAGTTTCAGTAGTTTCACCGTTGTATATTTGTCATTAACCttacaaaacaagaaacaaatgaATGCATGGAAATTGCGCGCGATCAACGTACAAAGAACTATCGATAGGCTTTTTGCGGAATTGCATATATACTAACAAATACGTTTTCGGTCATTCAATAgttaaaatacaaatcaaaatCATAGTTATTAGGAAGATCATGATGTTAATGGATTATCAACCAGAGcctattaatttgttttttccaTGAAACCCAAATTGAAATTTCTAGCTTTTTTCAAAGTGGGTCGGTTTAGTTAAAGAATCATGTCGGTCCCTTGTGTACTTAGTTGAAACGTTGAATCCACAACTTGTGtttttcaaagtttcaaactaaaGTAATTTCAAAATTGAAAGAATTTTGCATGATTTCTTCATTTTCAAGATACCAAGTTCGAACTGCATCATTGAATTTACAGTAGCATATATAATCATGATGTTTTTGTTCTCATATCCGGAAAGTAATATAGTGTCTCAGAATTAGtacaatatatttgaattatttagATATTGTGACGACAAATATTTCAGATCATTTGCCAACCGTTCATTTGACTGgattaatatttaaatgagTGATCTTAATAACTTACATACTTAGTTTTTAACGAGAAGCCACTTTTGCAGAGATGCTATTTGTCAAGTATTATTGTTTTGAAACATTTaaactatatatgtatatatcaatactaatatAATAATGTCGTTACGTCTAAGGTGTGAGTATTGACCGGGTGAGTTTTATAACAAGACCGGCATCCATATTCAAATAGAATGGTTACAACTTACAAAAAGTAATAATTAACAAGATACAAGTGGAGTCATAATATGCAATATATTCCTAACACGCATTTTGTAAAGTTCTGTATAGAATACAAATCCAACgtaactctctctcttttttactACCTTATATAAAATCTAAGTAGATATATTCATATATCGAGGTACATACGATTTGTATTATATTCCTAGTTTACGTTCGAACCTCATCAATTAATTTTGGAAAGACAAGATTCCAGATGAATTAGATCAAGAATCAGATATTACAAACCCAAACTATTTACACAGACTGGATTTAATCTGAATTTCAGATTTTACGGCTGAACACCAAAATAATTAACTGTGTATAGACGTATAAACTATGATAACACTAAAATCATATGATATTTAATCGTATACAAACATCGGATACCGAGAAGGGAATATGAAAGCATCCAATGGATCTAAAGAAGGCAAACACAAAAAGCCAAAAGAAAGGTTGGGTTGAATTATTTATGGAGTTTTTATAATGTAATCTCCAAGATGTGTATAATTATTGTACTACTTGTTCATTTTATGTTACATTCCGAGACTAAATATTCAAAATGAAGGTTTATGACGCATCGTGGTAGTTGTAGTATAGTGGAACTCGCAACAtatatgtgtgttttttttaaacctacatacacctttcaaaaccaattaaataaaataaacacaaCTTCCAAATCATATATACATTTATTAACAACATTTTAGATGTTCAAATGtccagcaaaaaaaaatcgatatttaaatgagtaaaaaatatatgtatcaatCCAGATCACATTCTCTTTGTTTCATCACATTCTTATATTCGcgtcaaaattataaatttaattcatgtaatattaataagatcaaattttaaaattcaaaaacaaattgtaatgTATACTCCTACGTGATATATCAAATGGTTAAACGAGTCTAAGCAAATCCTATAAACCCATCGCTATATTAGACTTCGTTCCAAATCTTAAGAATGGAAGTGACACTTATCATGCATTGTCACCATGATGCTCATATACTTCTAGATATATGACTGATAAAATGGATAAATACGATATATTGATAATACTAGAAGATAGCAATGTGCATGAAAATCATAGCTCAAAGAGAGGGTCCCACAGACAGAGAGACAGGCGTCACGGACTGTCCTATCGTCTTCATCGGGAAATGCCAAGgatcccctctctctctctctctctctctatcacaTTACAAAACAACATGCTATGTTTGGTCCAACTCTGTAATTATGCCTTCATCATTTCTTCCGATCTATATCTCCTTAAAGGCAATTCCCTTTTCTTCTCACTTCCTCGACATCACAAccaaaagaagaaaaggaagatcAAACTTGTACAGTACAACTTAGAAGTGGAATTTTTGTAGTCCACTCAAGAAatcaaatagttttattttgtcCACGCGCATGATCAATATTTTTGAAtctatttttcaatatatttccGACTCTTTGTACtcttttttgctaaaataaatAGCAAAAAGAAACTAGGTATGAAccatgttcaattttttttaaaaaaagatgaaCCATGTTCAACTTCTAACAAGAGTACATTGTCATCCCGGCCAACATAGCATAAGTAAACGTTCTAATTTAGGTTATTGGCGACAAAGTGAATAGAtcattttacccaaaaaaagtGAATAAATCATAGATTTAGTGCCACATTTTGACTTTGGCGTACATGCACTTAGTAGTTACATCCAAacctaaatatatttttagaagacCTAAATCACTTTGCATTCCCAgttacaaatgttttttttgtcagcagttaaaaatgtttatatagagAATAGTTTAAAGGAAATGCAAATTACAAAAAGGCCTTTTTTGAGTTCCTAAAACTTTTTGGAGTCAAAGATAGTGCTCCCTTTTAAAAACGGGAACTTTTTACAGCTACCTATATGCTTTGGTCTTGGGACACATAACATTTTCCTTTGCCAAATACACAGTTTCTTGGGTGCATAGAATcttcattttataataaataggaGTTGAAACTGTGTGcagttaaatttatatatagatcCAAAACATAGCAAGTGCATATTAACGtagattttaatatatagatcccttataacatttatattttctaaacttttaAATTCGCTATAGATGTACACAGTACACATGCACGTGTGTCTATGTAACTGCGAGAAAGGAAGAGACTGGCCTTTTCTCAgaattactattattaattgaaaacaattactttcccttttgaaaaaaattcatagattgactaaaccaaaaaaaaaaaaaaagtagatctCTATAAGAACAACTCCCAGATCTCTCAGCGTTATTTAGCCGAAGAAAACTTTATTCCTGTACTAGTTcccttataaatttataaaaaatcctctttcaataaaatttatatatatacacacttcCGCGTCTTGAATTTTTTTCCTCATCTTCTTTGGTCTTTTCTTGTCATTTGGCATAACCAAAGAGTCAAGCACATTCAAACATTCCCAAGCcttaaaaccaaaagaaacttagatgctcttgttcttgttctccCTCTACAAATTATCCCCTAATTAACTCCCTCTTTTGTTTGTATACTGTTCTAAATCTCCTGATCACCTTCTTGTTTTCTTGcaaggttttataaaaaaaacaaaaccaacttcTTGTTCTTTAGCTCTGGTTTACATCTACACAAAAACTATGCAGATGATTCCAGGAGATCCATTTTCTATTTCATCTTCCATGGGAGGCTTTGTCCATCAAGAACAGCATATTCATCATCTTCAGCAGCACATCCCTGAACTTAACCCTAATTCCAACTCAAACCCTAGTGCAAAACCAAATTCGTCATCAGccaagaagaagagaaatcaACCTGGCAACCCAGGTACCACCTTTGttactcatatatatatttctacatATCTAAACACACATATTCTGTAGAAAGCTccatattttcaaaatcttgttttcaCTGAAATTAACATTATTAACCAAATACAATAtgcacacaaacacacacgcacacacatatatatacaaacacaCACGCACACACATTTTTTGATGATCTATAAGACTATATCTAATATGTATGAATCGTAGAATTCattagataaaattatatatgccttacaaaaataatgatacaTCGTATTTGTACATATGGACAGATCCAGATGCGGATGTCATCGCTCTATCGCCAACAACCCTCATGGCGACAAACAGATTCGTCTGCGAGATCTGCAACAAAGGGTTTCAAAGGGATCAGAACTTACAACTCCATCGCCGTGGCCACAACCTTCCATGGAAGCTGAAGCAACGGTCCAACAAAGAGGTGATAAAGAAGAAAGTATACATATGTCCTATCAAGACTTGTGTTCACCATGATTCCTCTAGGGCCCTTGGAGACCTCACTGGGATCAAGAAGCACTATAGCCGCAAGCACGGGGAAAAGAAGTATAAGTGCGAAAAATGTTCTAAGAAATATGCTGTTCAATCTGATTGGAAGGCGCACGCGAAAACTTGTGGCACTCGTGAGTATAAGTGCGACTGTGGCACGTTGTTCTCCAGGTACTACATTTGATCAATTATGTATGAGATGAGAAACGTTTGGTATTGTTGATATTGAATTTAAGTATTATTACTCGCTAATCAGTCTAttgtgtgaaaaaaaaaactaattaatacgTATAGATGGAGTATATATATGATATGTAGCTATACTCTTGGTATGAATGTGTGTGCAATGTCTAGTGATTTGATATTGCTGAGAAGTTTGATTAGAGCGCAGAGCATTAATTCAACAGTTTCTGACTTTTAGGGACAcgatttaattttagttttaagatTTTGATAAAAGCTGACACTTTATGGATATGATATTCGATGAGATTTTTGATGGTATGAGCATCTATTTTGTGTCTTTGCATATGTACATGTCTATTTGGCTTAACTCTTTTCTCCTATTCACACGATATGGCAAGTGATTATACgtacatacacacacacacatatattatataagtattgcagtatgttttgtgtttgtttctgTCTTCATGTCTTGAGTTAGTGAGTTTGCATAAGAGAAATAAATGCTTCCTCCGGCCAAGAATGTCTTGTTTTGCTAATGATTTCAAATTCAATGCTATGTTGCATAATCAATGCGTTTGTCTTGCttcttaaattaattattattatcacatgttgttatttaaatttatatacaaaccctaaaccctttctactATAGGAAAGATAGTTTCATCACACACAGAGCATTCTGCGACGCATTAACAGAAGAAGGAGCGAGAATGAGCTCACTTAGTAACAATCCGGCGATCTCTACAACAACAAGTCTTAATTTTGCAAATGATTCACATGTTATAAATAATCCAAATCTTCCCCATGGATTTGTCCACCGAGGAGTTCATCATCCAGACATTAATGCAGCTATCTCTCaatttggtttagggtttggacaTGACCTAAGCGAAATGCATACGCAAGGTACATCATATCTCAATCATTTTCCTAATATAGACCATTTTCATTATTATCCCGATTTATATCAATTCCGTGTACGTAGGTTCATCCGAAATGGTACAAATGGCCTCCACCGGGAACCACCACCTCTTCCCCTTGTCTTCATCATCATTCCTCTCTGATTTCTCGGACCACCACTACAACCAACAGTTCGAAATTCCCACGACTtccacaaaccctaatctcacCTTATCATCATCCTCAACATCACAACAAATCTCAGCTTCACTCCCATCACTACATCAACAACACCAAACCCTGAAAGACTCTTCTTTCTCCCcactcttctcctcctcctccgacaaaaaacaaaacaagccTCTTTCTCCAATGTCTGCCACTGCTCTCTTGCAAAAAGCTGCACAAATGGGATCCACTAGAAGCAACTCCACCACCGTTCCGTCCTTATTCGCCGGCCCAACAATGGCTTCATCCTCGTCTGCCGCTTCTCCTCCTCGATCATCTTCTCCAATGACGATCCAACAACAACTCAACAACTTCAACCACAATCTTGCTCCTCCTACCAGTGGTGTAACCACGAGTAGTGTCGATAATAATAATCCATTTCAATCAAATCGGTCAGGTTTAAACCCGGCTCAACAGATGGGTTTAACCCGGGATTTTCTTGGAGTGAGCAACGAGAATCACCCTCACCAAACGGGTCGCCATCCGTTTTTGCCTCAAGAACTCGCAAGGTTTGCTCCATTGGGTTGATTTAATTAGATCCGATTCACTACATATTTGGAACGTAAATCAAGAGAAATATGGAGGACAatattttgtgattatgtttgGAAGTTTCTTCGAGGAAGCAAGTCTAAAGAATCGTACTCCCTTGTGAGGCGGTCGGAATGTGGGGACAAAAGTTGACAAGATACCATCCTATCAGtactgtgacaaaaaaaaaaaaaaaaaccatcctATCAGTTTACATTAAATGCTATATGTACTTTTACTATGTTTGTGATGATCAGTTTACAATAAATGCTATgtacttttactattttatgacgatcatcatcatatatctATACCATGACAAGCATGGATTTGAATCTTGCTGCATTGTTGTTTTGtaaatgttattttctttgGTTGTTACAGTTTATGGGACATTCAAGAAAATAGTCCATATATTCAGGCTTTTCAAAACTTTTTAGTACACGGTTGAAATTGCCTTTCAATAGTTCTCGAAATATGAGTCAACGTTCCTTTGGATTCTGCATAGACTAACATCTAATAATAGTTTTTAGCTGATATCAGCTAATGGTTTTAGTAGACCGATAGGTATTGTCAAATCTAATTTTGACTTATCTCTAACTCCACAcgagatatataaaataagaacGTTTTGCGGTTCATTCCTTTTCATGATCACagccaataaaataaaaataaaaatttgcaaATATTTTAT encodes:
- the LOC106443008 gene encoding uncharacterized protein LOC106443008; this translates as MKSTVVIFLMYLLFVVPCFVAIASENTDSEVYEIDYRGPETHNSRPSPETSHGKPPFIHHKTSAAGSASTYVGGQN
- the LOC106428817 gene encoding L-type lectin-domain containing receptor kinase VIII.2, with the protein product MLKLPPRFLSVYSTLIHILASLLCSSSDVRGDFPATRFDLGTLSLSTLKLLGDAHLNNGTIKLTRELPVPTSTAGKALYGKPIRFRHPETQSPASFSTYFSFTVTNLNPSSIGGGLAFVISPDGESIGSAGGFLGLTGESGSGSGFVAVEFDTLMDVEFKDVNGNHVGLDLNDVVSAAVADLGNVEIDLKSGNSVNSWITYDGSGRVLTVYVSYSNVKPKSPVLSVPLNLDRYVSDSMFVGFSGSTQGSTEIHSIDWWSFASSFDSSESSPPPLSGEPPSSPPSSPSLSTPTSRIKPADPSSPCRNKLCKKSPAAVAGVVTAGAFFLALFAGAMIWLYSKKIKYTRKSESFSSEIMKSPREFTYKELKLATDSFSTTRVIGNGAFGTVYKGILPGSGEIIAVKRCSHVSQGNTEFLSELSLIGTLRHRNLLRLQGYCREKGEILLIYDLMPNGSLDKALHESPTTLPWPHRRKILLGVASALAYLHQECENQIIHRDVKTSNVMLDASFNPKLGDFGLARQTEHDKSPDATAAAGTMGYLAPEYLLTGRATEKTDVFSYGAVVLEVTTGRRPITRAEANPGLRPGFKTGSSLVDWVWGLYREGRLLTAVDERLSDGELNPEEVNRVLMVGLACSQPDPVTRPSMRTVVQILVGEADVPEVPMARPSPSLSFSTSELLLTLQDSASDCNEALAPVSTTSCSSSEHDIFIVGKDRSV
- the LOC106428807 gene encoding zinc finger protein JACKDAW, which translates into the protein MQMIPGDPFSISSSMGGFVHQEQHIHHLQQHIPELNPNSNSNPSAKPNSSSAKKKRNQPGNPDPDADVIALSPTTLMATNRFVCEICNKGFQRDQNLQLHRRGHNLPWKLKQRSNKEVIKKKVYICPIKTCVHHDSSRALGDLTGIKKHYSRKHGEKKYKCEKCSKKYAVQSDWKAHAKTCGTREYKCDCGTLFSRKDSFITHRAFCDALTEEGARMSSLSNNPAISTTTSLNFANDSHVINNPNLPHGFVHRGVHHPDINAAISQFGLGFGHDLSEMHTQGSSEMVQMASTGNHHLFPLSSSSFLSDFSDHHYNQQFEIPTTSTNPNLTLSSSSTSQQISASLPSLHQQHQTLKDSSFSPLFSSSSDKKQNKPLSPMSATALLQKAAQMGSTRSNSTTVPSLFAGPTMASSSSAASPPRSSSPMTIQQQLNNFNHNLAPPTSGVTTSSVDNNNPFQSNRSGLNPAQQMGLTRDFLGVSNENHPHQTGRHPFLPQELARFAPLG